A genomic region of Luteibacter aegosomatissinici contains the following coding sequences:
- a CDS encoding DUF2271 domain-containing protein yields the protein MRRMLPLALCFLAAPVAAADMNLTVEIPTLKVAEYHRPYVAVWVEREDHTVAANLAVWYDVKKASGEGTKWLKDMRQWWRRSGRDQTMPIDGVSGATRPAGQHQLRFTDGKPPLGTLAPGHYELIVEAAREVGGHETQRIAFDWPAKAPVHLSAKGTDELGQITLDLNP from the coding sequence ATGCGCCGGATGCTTCCCCTCGCGCTCTGCTTCCTCGCCGCCCCGGTTGCTGCGGCGGACATGAACCTCACCGTCGAGATCCCCACGCTGAAGGTGGCCGAGTATCACCGCCCCTACGTGGCTGTGTGGGTTGAGCGCGAGGATCACACCGTCGCCGCCAACCTGGCTGTCTGGTACGACGTGAAAAAAGCGAGCGGCGAAGGCACCAAGTGGCTGAAGGACATGCGCCAGTGGTGGCGCCGTTCCGGCCGCGACCAGACCATGCCGATCGATGGCGTCTCGGGTGCCACGCGTCCCGCGGGCCAGCACCAGTTGCGCTTCACCGATGGCAAGCCGCCACTGGGCACCCTTGCCCCGGGGCATTACGAACTGATCGTCGAGGCCGCACGCGAGGTGGGTGGCCACGAGACGCAGCGCATCGCGTTCGACTGGCCAGCAAAGGCCCCCGTGCACCTTTCCGCGAAGGGTACGGACGAACTCGGCCAGATCACCCTCGACCTTAATCCCTGA